The following are from one region of the Arcobacter defluvii genome:
- a CDS encoding 4Fe-4S dicluster-binding protein — translation MSKPIREMGWDELVPGAALYTFDGSVDYNIAEIQPEDRLYSETSSKSMSVGDWRVIKPVWNSETCIDCQNCWIFCPDSSIIARNKEMKGVDYEHCKGCGLCVSVCPTNPKSLLMFNEYVTAEEALSQWPAKQKKGE, via the coding sequence ATGAGTAAACCAATTAGAGAAATGGGATGGGATGAGTTAGTACCAGGTGCTGCTCTTTATACATTCGATGGAAGTGTAGATTATAATATTGCTGAAATTCAACCAGAAGATAGACTTTATTCTGAAACAAGTTCAAAAAGTATGTCTGTTGGAGACTGGAGAGTTATTAAACCTGTTTGGAATTCTGAAACATGTATTGACTGTCAAAACTGTTGGATTTTCTGCCCAGATTCATCAATTATTGCAAGAAATAAAGAGATGAAAGGTGTGGATTATGAACACTGTAAAGGTTGTGGATTATGTGTAAGTGTTTGTCCTACAAATCCAAAATCACTATTAATGTTTAATGAATATGTTACAGCTGAAGAAGCTTTATCTCAATGGCCAGCGAAACAAAAAAAGGGTGAATAA
- a CDS encoding sensor histidine kinase yields MLKIHQLFLRTYITIFAAILITLTLVTYFWAKNLYLNQIEKNLIQNIDTLSIVLKNSNNMNNIRSIVRDLHTKLNLRITIIDESGNVIAESDKDLAHINNHANRVEIIQAKNVGIGKDTRNSETVQKQLLYIAKKINIDTSIYYIRMADYTNKITDNFMKLTLEIFMYITFFLIIAFLATYFISLRIKKETDNVLYFLTQLTNKKTSFPLKSTYTYEFYKITKLLNKVAMKLSKKEKQKAKQTAKLKLSNRQKDEIISAISHEFKNPIAIISGYSETILNDEQIPQIMKNKFLTKIHTNANKMSQIIDKLRLTLKLEEGKQELLLIPCSMKKLIENCISDLKDKYKNREILIIGDDISLKVDETLISMAISNLIENALKYSENEVIVNISETSICIVDKGIGIEEKELENINQKFYRISNNGWNNSLGLGLFIVQSILNLHNFRLEIKSEIKKGSQFYINY; encoded by the coding sequence TTGTTAAAAATACATCAACTTTTTTTAAGAACTTATATAACAATTTTTGCTGCTATTTTAATTACTCTCACTTTAGTTACTTACTTTTGGGCAAAAAACTTATATTTAAATCAGATAGAAAAAAATCTTATACAAAATATTGATACATTATCTATTGTTCTAAAAAATTCAAATAATATGAATAATATTAGAAGTATCGTAAGAGATTTACATACAAAATTAAATTTAAGAATTACAATAATTGATGAAAGTGGTAATGTTATAGCAGAAAGTGATAAAGATTTAGCTCATATAAATAATCATGCAAATAGAGTTGAAATAATTCAAGCAAAAAATGTAGGAATTGGAAAAGATACAAGAAATTCTGAAACTGTACAAAAACAGTTATTGTATATTGCAAAAAAAATCAATATAGACACTTCTATATATTATATAAGAATGGCAGATTATACAAATAAAATCACTGATAATTTTATGAAATTAACTCTTGAAATTTTTATGTATATAACATTTTTTCTAATCATTGCTTTTTTAGCTACTTACTTTATTAGTTTACGAATAAAAAAAGAGACTGATAATGTTTTATATTTTTTAACTCAATTAACAAATAAAAAAACTTCTTTTCCACTAAAATCAACATATACTTATGAATTTTATAAAATTACAAAACTTTTAAATAAAGTTGCAATGAAATTATCAAAAAAAGAGAAACAAAAAGCAAAACAAACAGCAAAACTAAAACTTTCAAATAGACAAAAAGATGAAATAATATCTGCAATTTCCCATGAATTTAAAAATCCAATCGCAATAATCTCAGGTTATAGTGAAACCATATTAAATGATGAACAAATACCTCAAATTATGAAAAATAAATTTTTAACAAAAATTCATACAAATGCAAATAAAATGTCTCAAATTATTGATAAATTAAGACTAACATTAAAACTTGAAGAAGGAAAACAAGAACTACTTTTAATTCCTTGCTCTATGAAAAAATTGATTGAAAATTGTATTAGTGATTTAAAAGATAAATATAAAAATAGAGAAATCTTAATTATAGGAGACGATATAAGTTTAAAAGTTGATGAAACACTTATTTCTATGGCTATTTCTAATCTAATAGAGAATGCTTTGAAATATTCTGAAAATGAAGTTATTGTAAATATTTCTGAAACTTCAATTTGTATTGTGGATAAAGGAATAGGTATAGAAGAAAAAGAGTTGGAAAATATCAATCAAAAATTCTACCGAATTTCAAATAATGGCTGGAATAACTCTTTAGGTTTAGGTCTTTTTATTGTTCAATCTATTTTAAATTTACATAATTTTAGGCTTGAAATCAAGTCTGAAATAAAAAAAGGTTCTCAATTTTATATAAATTATTAA
- a CDS encoding 2-oxoacid:ferredoxin oxidoreductase subunit alpha: protein MNKRVMELKKVEVWDGNMANAQALRQADVDVVAAYPITPSTATVENYAMFHANGYIDGEVIMVESEHAAMSACVGAGAAGGRVATATSSQGLALMIEVLYQASGMRIPVVLCLVNRALAAPLNVNGDHSDLYLTRDSGWISLDAFNPQQAYDMTLMSFKISEHPDVRLPVISNQDGFMTSHTAQNVTPLEDKVACDFIGNYLQVNALLNFDKPVTHGVQTEQDWHFEHKAKQHAALMGSKKVILDVFKEFKELTGREYKLVETYNIENADIAIVCLGTTYETAILAVEQLKEEGINAGIVAPRVFRPFPLEEMAEALQGVKAVACMDRSAPGGTVGALFNEVSGALINTQNRPLMSNLIYGLGGRDMTVAALKDIYRTLDKEAKEGKLSGKIQRFVGVRGPELSFYNAQGAQK from the coding sequence ATGAATAAAAGAGTAATGGAATTAAAAAAAGTTGAAGTTTGGGATGGAAATATGGCAAATGCCCAAGCTTTAAGACAAGCTGATGTTGATGTTGTCGCAGCTTACCCAATTACACCTTCAACTGCAACAGTTGAAAACTATGCAATGTTTCATGCAAATGGTTACATCGATGGTGAAGTAATTATGGTTGAATCTGAACATGCTGCCATGTCTGCTTGTGTTGGAGCAGGAGCTGCTGGAGGAAGAGTTGCAACTGCAACATCATCTCAAGGTTTAGCACTTATGATAGAAGTTTTATATCAAGCATCTGGAATGAGAATACCTGTTGTTTTATGTTTAGTAAATAGAGCATTAGCAGCACCTTTAAATGTAAATGGAGACCACTCAGATTTATATCTTACAAGAGATTCAGGTTGGATATCACTTGATGCATTTAACCCTCAACAAGCTTATGATATGACTTTAATGTCATTTAAAATATCAGAACATCCAGATGTTAGATTGCCAGTAATTTCTAACCAAGATGGATTTATGACATCTCACACTGCACAAAATGTTACACCCTTAGAAGATAAAGTTGCATGTGATTTTATAGGTAATTATTTACAAGTAAATGCTTTATTAAATTTTGATAAACCTGTAACTCATGGTGTTCAAACTGAACAAGATTGGCATTTTGAACACAAAGCAAAACAACATGCCGCTTTAATGGGTTCTAAAAAAGTTATTTTAGATGTATTTAAAGAGTTCAAAGAATTAACAGGTAGAGAATATAAACTTGTTGAAACTTATAATATTGAAAATGCTGATATTGCAATAGTTTGTTTAGGTACAACTTATGAAACTGCTATTCTTGCAGTTGAACAACTAAAAGAAGAAGGTATAAATGCAGGTATTGTAGCACCAAGAGTATTTAGACCATTCCCTCTTGAAGAAATGGCTGAAGCTTTACAAGGTGTAAAAGCAGTGGCTTGTATGGATAGAAGTGCACCAGGAGGAACTGTTGGAGCATTATTCAACGAAGTTTCTGGAGCATTAATAAATACTCAAAACAGACCATTAATGTCTAACTTAATCTATGGGTTAGGTGGAAGAGATATGACTGTTGCAGCATTAAAAGATATTTATAGAACTTTAGACAAAGAAGCAAAAGAAGGTAAATTATCTGGAAAAATCCAAAGATTTGTTGGAGTAAGAGGTCCAGAATTGAGCTTCTATAATGCGCAAGGAGCACAAAAATGA
- a CDS encoding phosphate-starvation-inducible PsiE family protein, whose translation MKKAINKIKAYFSTNFEVLAASIIFIGIIASGKEFYKAIILMLEFIVIMEVVKMVSDFIKKETLRLRYIIDIFIIFLIRDVIILTTNKGRDYFDISFLLFVIFVFFMFRILAIKFSPGVIKISRDTVIEYDDERPNKKVLPKKELNPDE comes from the coding sequence ATGAAAAAAGCTATTAATAAAATTAAAGCATACTTTAGTACAAATTTTGAAGTTCTTGCAGCTTCTATTATATTTATTGGAATAATTGCTTCAGGTAAAGAGTTTTACAAAGCAATTATTTTAATGTTAGAATTTATTGTAATCATGGAAGTTGTAAAAATGGTCTCTGATTTTATCAAAAAAGAGACTTTACGACTTCGATATATTATTGATATTTTCATCATATTTTTAATCCGAGATGTTATTATATTAACAACAAATAAAGGTAGAGATTACTTTGATATTAGTTTTCTATTATTTGTAATCTTTGTTTTTTTTATGTTTAGAATACTTGCTATTAAATTTTCACCAGGTGTTATAAAAATTTCAAGAGATACCGTTATTGAATATGATGATGAAAGACCAAATAAAAAAGTTCTCCCTAAAAAAGAGTTAAATCCTGATGAATAA
- a CDS encoding pyruvate flavodoxin oxidoreductase subunit gamma gives MLEIRWHSRAGQGAVTGAKGLGSIVAESGKQVQAFAFYGSAKRGASMTAYNRIDDNTILNHEKYMSPDFVFILDPGLAITDDFTANGKDTTKYIITTHLSKDELISLVPELQEIKDRVFILDCFQIARDTIGKAIPNTPMLGAFMKVSGMYDLEYFKDKMKSVLKKLPPNLVEANMVAIQRAYDEVH, from the coding sequence ATGTTAGAAATTAGATGGCATAGCCGTGCAGGTCAAGGTGCTGTTACTGGGGCAAAAGGTCTTGGTTCAATTGTTGCTGAATCTGGAAAACAAGTTCAAGCATTTGCATTTTATGGATCTGCAAAAAGAGGTGCGTCTATGACTGCTTACAATAGAATTGATGATAATACAATTTTAAACCACGAAAAATATATGAGTCCTGATTTTGTATTTATATTAGATCCAGGTCTTGCTATAACTGACGATTTTACTGCTAATGGCAAAGATACAACTAAATATATTATTACAACTCACCTTAGTAAAGATGAGTTAATTTCATTAGTTCCTGAACTTCAAGAAATTAAAGATAGAGTATTTATACTTGACTGTTTCCAAATTGCAAGAGATACAATTGGAAAAGCGATTCCTAACACTCCAATGCTTGGTGCATTTATGAAAGTTAGTGGAATGTATGACTTAGAATACTTTAAAGATAAAATGAAAAGTGTACTAAAAAAATTGCCACCAAATCTAGTTGAAGCAAATATGGTAGCAATCCAAAGAGCTTATGACGAAGTTCATTAG
- a CDS encoding response regulator transcription factor has product MNNKLILIVEDEEDILELLEYTLQKEGYETIGFLTIDKNVRKILDEEQIDLILMDRNLPGIEGTSFINEIKQQGYSNPVIYVSAKDNDEDIIEGFDSHADDYITKPFNIKELCARIKAVIKRSSKEVDILKVKDIVYKSSNKKFFINDKEVELTHLEHDLLLEFIKNKDILMTREHLLNKVWEDSFDKKEKTVNVAIKRLKAKIDPKGTKDYIRSIRGEGYIFC; this is encoded by the coding sequence ATGAATAATAAACTTATTTTAATTGTTGAAGATGAAGAAGATATTTTAGAACTTCTTGAATATACCTTACAAAAAGAAGGTTATGAAACTATTGGTTTTTTAACAATTGATAAAAATGTTAGAAAGATTTTAGATGAGGAACAAATTGATTTGATTTTAATGGATAGAAATCTTCCAGGAATTGAAGGAACAAGCTTTATCAATGAAATAAAACAACAAGGTTATTCTAATCCTGTTATTTATGTAAGTGCAAAAGATAATGATGAAGATATTATTGAAGGTTTTGATTCTCATGCAGATGATTACATAACAAAACCTTTTAATATTAAAGAACTTTGCGCAAGAATAAAAGCTGTTATCAAAAGAAGTTCAAAAGAAGTAGATATTTTAAAAGTAAAAGATATTGTTTACAAATCTTCAAATAAAAAATTTTTTATAAATGATAAAGAAGTTGAATTAACACATCTTGAGCATGATTTATTATTAGAATTTATTAAAAACAAAGATATTTTAATGACAAGAGAACATTTATTAAATAAAGTTTGGGAAGACTCTTTTGATAAAAAGGAAAAAACAGTAAATGTTGCAATAAAAAGATTAAAAGCTAAAATTGACCCTAAAGGAACAAAAGATTATATCAGATCAATTAGGGGTGAAGGTTATATTTTTTGTTAA
- the pstB gene encoding phosphate ABC transporter ATP-binding protein PstB, with protein MITNDNKSKIDVRNLNLFYGSNQALFDITADLYENKITALIGPSGCGKSTFLRCINRMNDLIPIVRIDGSIIIDNKNIYDKDVDEVSVRKKIGMVFQQPNPFPKSIYDNVAYAPLKHGIIKKGKECDELVETSLIKSGLWNEVKDKLTQPGTSLSGGQQQRLCIARTIAVRPEVILMDEPTSALDPISTEKIEALMLELKQDYTIITVTHNMQQAARVADYTAFFHLGKLIEYDETETIFVNPHNKKTEDYITGRFG; from the coding sequence ATGATTACAAATGATAATAAAAGTAAAATTGATGTTAGGAACTTGAACTTATTTTATGGTTCAAATCAAGCATTATTTGATATTACAGCAGATTTATATGAAAATAAAATAACAGCACTAATTGGACCTTCTGGTTGTGGAAAATCAACATTTTTAAGATGTATAAACAGAATGAATGATTTGATTCCAATAGTAAGAATTGATGGTTCAATTATAATTGATAACAAAAATATTTATGATAAAGATGTTGATGAAGTAAGTGTTAGAAAAAAAATTGGAATGGTATTTCAACAACCAAATCCTTTTCCAAAATCAATTTATGACAATGTAGCTTACGCTCCACTAAAACATGGGATTATTAAAAAAGGTAAAGAGTGTGATGAGTTAGTTGAAACTTCTTTAATAAAATCTGGTTTATGGAATGAAGTAAAAGATAAATTAACTCAACCTGGAACTTCACTTAGTGGAGGTCAACAACAAAGACTTTGTATTGCTAGAACAATTGCCGTTAGACCAGAAGTTATTTTAATGGATGAACCAACATCTGCACTTGATCCAATAAGTACAGAAAAAATTGAAGCTTTAATGCTTGAATTAAAACAAGATTACACAATTATCACTGTTACTCACAATATGCAACAAGCAGCAAGAGTTGCAGATTATACAGCATTTTTCCATTTAGGAAAATTGATTGAATATGATGAAACAGAAACTATTTTTGTTAATCCACATAATAAAAAAACAGAAGATTATATTACAGGGAGATTTGGATAA
- a CDS encoding phosphate signaling complex PhoU family protein, with amino-acid sequence MLKPYESKLQNIKDEILKIGVDVVEALEICLNALEERKIEDLANVSVTEKKLLIKSNEIDNIIVTTLALYSPEAKDLRQLVSFLKITNELVRTGANAKDFAKMFKKSYSEDLNTSMILEYAVPLLKSALLSLKTSISIIDETNAAHIEEKYHRVIVEESKTDDLYLMIEKNILKLITKKLDLSKEYFDTLSALRRLEKIADRAVSIANLLQFAQIGGDIVQS; translated from the coding sequence ATGTTAAAGCCTTATGAATCAAAATTACAAAATATTAAAGACGAAATTTTAAAAATTGGTGTTGATGTTGTTGAAGCATTAGAAATATGTTTGAATGCATTAGAAGAGAGAAAAATAGAAGATTTAGCAAATGTAAGTGTTACAGAAAAAAAACTTCTAATTAAATCAAATGAAATTGATAATATCATTGTTACAACTCTAGCTTTGTATTCACCTGAAGCAAAAGATTTAAGACAATTAGTTTCATTTCTAAAAATTACAAATGAATTAGTAAGAACAGGAGCAAATGCAAAAGATTTTGCAAAAATGTTCAAAAAATCATATTCTGAAGATTTAAATACAAGTATGATTTTAGAATATGCCGTTCCATTATTAAAATCAGCTCTTTTATCACTTAAAACATCAATTTCAATTATTGATGAAACAAATGCTGCTCATATTGAAGAAAAATATCATAGAGTTATTGTTGAAGAGAGTAAAACGGATGATTTATATTTAATGATTGAAAAAAATATTTTAAAACTAATCACAAAAAAACTTGATTTATCTAAAGAGTATTTTGATACTTTAAGTGCATTAAGAAGATTAGAGAAAATTGCAGATAGAGCTGTTTCTATAGCAAATCTATTACAATTTGCACAGATAGGAGGAGATATAGTACAATCATAA
- a CDS encoding peptide-binding protein, with protein MKIFIYNLLFFTYLTASTLNLSMTSSPSRLNPILSNDTASSEISDWLFNGLFKYDKNGNPTVDLASSYYFETPTKLIVKLRNNVLWHDNVRFTAKDVIFTYEQIINPKVFNSIKSNFTEVQSVKALDDFTLEIIYKEPYFKAIETWFVGILPYHLLKDEKDLMTSSFNKNPIGTGSYKLKEFKTGEDIELIANENYFEGKPKIEKILYKFLPDPNTSFLYLKQKKLDIGGLDPIQADRQIDSDFKNTYTILQKQSFTFAYLGFNLNNEKFKNKKVREALSLAINRQELVDILFFGYGKVCNGPFLPGSFAYNDDIKPISQDINKAKKLLKEAGYDENNPLIFEVVTNTGNDTRINAAQIMQYQLQKAGVIMKIRVMEWQAFLNTVVHPRNFEAILLGWALALMPDAYPLWHSSSAKLGGFNLVSYKNEEVDRLIEKGMGTINRDELSIIYKKIFKLISDDLPYLFLYIPDGITVINKNIKNIEPAFIGIMHNQKDWEIEE; from the coding sequence ATGAAAATTTTTATTTATAATCTATTATTTTTTACTTATTTAACTGCGAGTACATTAAATTTGTCAATGACATCAAGTCCAAGTAGATTAAATCCAATATTATCCAATGATACTGCAAGTAGTGAAATATCTGATTGGCTATTTAATGGATTATTTAAATATGATAAAAATGGGAATCCAACAGTTGATTTAGCATCATCATACTATTTTGAAACACCTACAAAACTAATTGTAAAACTTCGAAATAATGTTCTTTGGCATGATAATGTTAGGTTTACTGCAAAAGATGTAATTTTTACTTATGAACAAATTATTAATCCCAAAGTTTTTAATTCTATAAAATCAAATTTCACTGAAGTTCAAAGTGTAAAAGCTTTAGATGATTTCACACTTGAAATAATTTATAAAGAACCTTATTTTAAAGCTATTGAAACTTGGTTTGTTGGGATTTTACCTTATCATCTTTTAAAAGATGAAAAAGATTTAATGACAAGTTCATTTAATAAAAATCCTATAGGAACAGGTTCATATAAGTTAAAAGAGTTTAAAACGGGAGAAGATATAGAACTTATTGCAAATGAGAATTATTTCGAAGGTAAACCAAAAATTGAAAAAATTTTATATAAATTTTTACCAGACCCAAATACTTCATTTTTATATTTGAAACAAAAAAAACTTGATATTGGTGGACTTGATCCAATTCAAGCAGATAGACAAATAGATTCTGATTTTAAAAATACATATACAATTTTGCAAAAACAAAGTTTTACATTTGCTTATTTAGGATTTAATCTAAATAATGAGAAATTTAAAAATAAAAAAGTAAGAGAAGCTTTATCATTAGCTATAAATAGACAAGAATTAGTAGATATTCTTTTCTTTGGTTATGGAAAAGTTTGTAATGGTCCTTTCTTACCTGGTTCTTTTGCATATAATGATGATATAAAACCAATATCTCAAGATATAAATAAAGCAAAAAAATTATTAAAAGAAGCAGGTTATGATGAAAATAATCCCTTAATATTTGAAGTAGTAACTAATACAGGAAATGATACAAGAATAAATGCAGCTCAAATTATGCAGTATCAATTACAAAAAGCTGGTGTTATAATGAAAATTCGAGTTATGGAATGGCAAGCATTCTTAAATACAGTTGTTCATCCAAGAAATTTCGAAGCAATACTTTTAGGTTGGGCACTTGCTCTTATGCCTGATGCTTATCCTCTTTGGCATAGCTCAAGTGCAAAATTAGGTGGGTTTAATTTAGTTTCTTATAAAAATGAAGAAGTAGACAGATTAATTGAAAAAGGTATGGGAACGATAAACAGAGATGAACTCTCTATTATTTATAAAAAAATCTTTAAACTTATCAGTGATGATTTACCATATTTATTTTTATATATTCCAGATGGAATAACTGTAATAAATAAAAATATAAAAAATATTGAACCTGCGTTTATAGGTATCATGCACAATCAAAAAGATTGGGAAATTGAAGAATAA
- the rplM gene encoding 50S ribosomal protein L13 encodes MKFTQMAHANEIERDWIVVDATDKVFGRIITEVATILRGKNKPCFTPNVDCGDFVVIINASKAKFSGKKLESKNYFTHSGYFGSTKTHKMSEMFEKNPEKLYKLATRGMLPKTTLGKAMLKKLKVYAGSEHPHTAQIKG; translated from the coding sequence ATGAAATTTACTCAAATGGCACATGCTAACGAAATCGAAAGAGATTGGATAGTAGTTGATGCAACTGATAAAGTATTCGGAAGAATCATTACAGAAGTAGCTACTATCTTAAGAGGTAAAAATAAACCTTGCTTCACACCAAATGTAGACTGCGGAGATTTTGTTGTAATTATAAATGCATCAAAAGCAAAATTTTCTGGTAAAAAATTAGAAAGTAAAAATTACTTTACTCACTCAGGTTATTTTGGTAGTACAAAAACTCACAAAATGTCTGAAATGTTTGAAAAAAATCCAGAAAAATTATATAAACTAGCTACTAGAGGTATGCTTCCAAAAACAACTCTTGGTAAAGCTATGTTAAAAAAATTAAAAGTATATGCAGGAAGTGAACACCCTCATACTGCGCAAATTAAAGGATAA
- a CDS encoding thiamine pyrophosphate-dependent enzyme, which translates to MSTLVNTQKEIKNLKTFSTAAERFEGSHLLCPGCAHSIIVREVLNATNDNLVVSASTGCLEVCTAIYPHTSWDCSWIHIGFENSSTAMAGVETMNKALRNKGRISADTPQPKFVTFGGDGSTYDIGFQWISGCFERGHDFMYVCLDNEVYANTGGQRSSSTPIGSSTTTAPAGSHSYGEKRQKKDIVSIMAAHGAPYVAQVAPNKWKDMVKKIQRGFDTHGPVFINAMSACTTEWKFAPNQTIEVSDLAVDSLVFPLYEIIDGRELNITYRPKNIIPVRDYLGAQPRFKHLFKPEYEYLIDEWQKRIDERWAFLQKREEIRM; encoded by the coding sequence ATGAGTACATTAGTAAATACTCAAAAAGAGATTAAAAACTTAAAAACTTTCTCAACAGCAGCTGAGAGATTTGAGGGTTCACACCTTTTATGTCCAGGTTGTGCCCACTCAATTATTGTTAGAGAAGTTTTAAATGCAACAAATGACAACTTAGTTGTATCAGCTTCAACTGGTTGTTTAGAAGTTTGTACAGCTATTTATCCTCACACTTCTTGGGATTGTTCTTGGATTCATATTGGATTTGAAAACTCTTCAACTGCAATGGCAGGTGTTGAGACAATGAACAAAGCTTTAAGAAATAAAGGAAGAATAAGTGCTGATACTCCTCAACCAAAATTTGTAACATTTGGTGGAGATGGTTCAACTTATGATATTGGATTCCAATGGATTTCTGGATGTTTTGAAAGAGGACACGACTTTATGTATGTTTGTTTAGACAATGAAGTTTATGCAAATACAGGAGGTCAAAGATCATCTTCAACACCAATTGGTTCAAGTACAACAACAGCACCAGCAGGAAGCCATTCTTATGGTGAAAAAAGACAGAAAAAAGATATTGTTTCAATTATGGCAGCTCATGGTGCACCTTATGTTGCTCAAGTTGCTCCAAATAAATGGAAAGATATGGTTAAAAAAATCCAAAGAGGTTTTGATACTCACGGTCCTGTATTTATAAATGCAATGAGTGCATGTACAACTGAATGGAAATTTGCTCCAAATCAAACTATTGAAGTTTCTGATTTAGCTGTTGATTCACTTGTTTTCCCATTATATGAAATCATTGATGGAAGAGAATTAAACATCACTTATAGACCAAAAAATATAATTCCTGTAAGAGATTATTTAGGTGCTCAACCTAGATTTAAACACTTATTCAAACCTGAATATGAATATTTGATTGATGAGTGGCAAAAAAGAATTGATGAAAGATGGGCTTTCTTACAAAAAAGAGAAGAAATCAGAATGTAA
- a CDS encoding HAD family hydrolase, whose product MINKNKIILFDLDGTLIDSTDAIVSTFKHSFNELNFNFNGTDKDIKNLIGYPLDIMYKNLGVDESKVWDFVDSYKNRYRIISKEQTTLLENAYEAVELASKIARVSVVTTKTRMYTIPLLDHFNISQFFEIVTGRENVQNPKPHPEPILVTLTQMNYDRKKDSVWMIGDTKLDLIAANEANINSIGVLCGYGEENELKKYTNHIKKDSFEAIKFLSSNI is encoded by the coding sequence TTGATTAATAAGAATAAAATAATACTTTTTGATTTAGATGGAACATTAATAGACTCAACTGATGCTATAGTTTCAACTTTTAAACACTCATTTAATGAATTAAATTTTAATTTTAATGGAACAGATAAAGATATAAAAAATTTGATTGGTTATCCTCTTGATATAATGTATAAAAATTTAGGTGTTGATGAGTCAAAAGTTTGGGATTTTGTTGATTCATATAAAAACAGATATAGAATTATTTCAAAAGAACAAACAACTCTTTTAGAAAATGCTTATGAAGCAGTTGAACTTGCATCTAAAATTGCAAGAGTTAGTGTAGTTACTACAAAAACTAGAATGTATACTATTCCTTTATTAGATCATTTTAATATTTCACAATTTTTTGAAATAGTAACAGGAAGAGAAAACGTACAAAATCCTAAACCACATCCTGAACCAATCTTAGTTACATTAACACAAATGAATTATGATAGAAAAAAAGATTCAGTATGGATGATAGGTGATACAAAACTTGATTTAATTGCTGCAAATGAAGCAAATATAAATTCAATTGGTGTTTTATGTGGATATGGAGAAGAAAATGAACTTAAAAAATACACTAATCACATAAAAAAAGATTCTTTTGAAGCAATTAAATTTCTCTCTAGCAATATTTAA
- the rpsI gene encoding 30S ribosomal protein S9, whose translation MAKVYATGRRKTSVAKVWLESGNGQLTINGQTLDAWLGGHESIKKRVMQPLNVSKQETSVNIVVKTLGGGYSAQADAARHGISRALVAFDEQFRTVLKPYGLLTRDARSVERKKYGKKKARKSSQFSKR comes from the coding sequence ATGGCAAAAGTTTATGCAACTGGAAGAAGAAAAACATCTGTAGCAAAAGTATGGTTAGAGTCTGGTAATGGACAATTAACAATCAACGGTCAAACTTTAGATGCGTGGTTAGGTGGTCATGAATCAATTAAAAAAAGAGTTATGCAACCATTAAACGTTTCTAAACAAGAAACTTCTGTTAATATCGTTGTAAAAACTCTTGGTGGTGGTTATTCAGCTCAAGCTGATGCTGCTAGACACGGTATTTCAAGAGCATTAGTTGCTTTTGATGAGCAATTCAGAACAGTTTTAAAACCTTATGGATTGTTAACAAGAGATGCTAGATCTGTTGAAAGAAAAAAATACGGAAAGAAAAAAGCAAGAAAATCTTCTCAATTCTCAAAAAGATAA